One stretch of Balneola sp. MJW-20 DNA includes these proteins:
- a CDS encoding gamma carbonic anhydrase family protein, producing the protein MIYEFLGRSPQFNESVFVAPSADIIGDVTIGDDSSVWFNVTIRGDVNFIKIGDRSNIQDNVCIHVMNQTGPTIIGNEVTVGHGAIIHGCTVNDRVLVGMNVTILDEAVVESDVIIAAGSLVAPGKTLESGYMYMGSPAKATRKLTDDELASIPKYSENYVKYSRAYRQIDKYDENPFYDANKPH; encoded by the coding sequence ATGATATACGAGTTTTTAGGCAGATCACCACAATTTAACGAAAGCGTTTTTGTGGCTCCCAGCGCCGATATTATTGGGGACGTTACTATAGGTGATGATAGCAGTGTGTGGTTTAATGTTACTATCAGGGGAGATGTTAACTTTATTAAGATCGGTGACCGAAGTAATATTCAGGATAATGTTTGTATTCATGTGATGAATCAAACAGGTCCTACTATTATAGGTAATGAAGTAACGGTTGGCCATGGTGCTATTATCCATGGTTGTACCGTGAACGACCGTGTGCTTGTTGGCATGAATGTTACCATACTGGATGAGGCTGTAGTCGAATCAGATGTGATCATCGCTGCAGGATCGCTGGTAGCACCGGGAAAAACGCTGGAAAGTGGTTATATGTATATGGGTTCTCCGGCAAAAGCAACCCGTAAACTTACAGATGATGAACTAGCGTCTATTCCAAAATATTCTGAAAACTATGTGAAATATTCCAGGGCTTATCGTCAGATTGATAAATATGACGAAAAT